The Maridesulfovibrio ferrireducens genome segment TGAACGTTCACAGTAAGTCCGCTGATACATGGACAATTTTCTAAGCTGCCTATCCGGCAGTGAACATGTAAAGGATTTCAACGCCTGATTTTTCAGCTTTCTAAGCTGCCTATCCGGCAGTGAACGCTAGAAGTTCGGTTGTTTTAATTTCTATGTCTTTCTAAGCTGCCTATCCGGCAGTGAACCCTCGTCCCCCAAATTAAAGCAGAAGCCGGGATTTCTAAGCTGCCTATCCGGCAGTGAACAATTTGAAAATAAATCTCTTGTGCCGATACACTTTCTAAGCTGCCTATCCGGCAGTGAACATACCGCGCTGCCTGCTGGTGTACTTATCAAGTTTCTAAGCTGCCCATCCGGCAGTGAACTCTTAAGCCTACGATTGAAGCCCATTTCTTTTTTTTCTAAGCTGCCTATCCGGCAGTGAACGAACAGTTGGTACGATAGCCGAGGACGCTACATTTCTAAGCTGCCTATCCGGCAGTGAACATAATGGACTACAGCGCAGTCAGTTTCCAGTGTTTCTAAGCTGCCTATCCGGCAGTGAACGGTAAAATTTATTTAACACTGTGGGGTTAATATTTTCTAAGCTGCCTATCCGGCAGTGAAAAAGATTAAAACCAAGGGACTGTTGCCGTTTTGCTTAAACCGAAAAAATCAAATTTGCCATGAACGGGAACACTTGAGGTCTCACCAAATTGAATATAGCGGCGATGCTTATGTCCATTCGATTCGCTCTCCAGCTCAAAATATGGGTTAGCTATTCCCTTGCTAAACATTTTGGCTTTATATTCTTTAATTTGATCACCACTAATAGACTCACGCCTTATTAGGCGATTTAATTTTGATCGTGTCATATTAGCTTGTTTTCGTGAGATTACTCTATATTGACAGTTTTCAGGAATAATGGACACGGCACTGATATCGCAGTACCCAACCAATCCGCCAATCCAGTCGAGTTTTTGCAAATCGTTTAAGGAAGCAATGGCACCATGAATCCTCAGTTCTCTGCCTAATTTTAGGCGATAAGAAGGAAAACTAACTCCAATACCATCCGATTTTAGGGAAAATAAAGCTTTATGTAATTTTGTATAAACTTTGTTCATCAACACATTTTCACGCATTTCAGCATCAGGCTTAATTGTTATATTAAAATAATGGTCCATTTCCTCTCCTTAAGCTTTAATCTTAGTCACGTACGCTAAGCCTTTCTTACCTAAATAAAAGGATGATACGCCTGCATTTTCAATCAATTGTGCAATTTCTTGCCCTTGCTTTCTATCGACATCAATTTTAATTTCAAGCGTCCCAGATGCTTTAGTCATTAATTTTCTGGTTTTACCTTCGCCCTTTATGAATTCCTCACAATAATAAGGGTTGCCCCATATTTTTTTCTTTTCTCCTGTTGTATAGCGGCTCATAAAGTCTTTTTTAGTGAAACCATTCTTAGAAATACCGCCTATTCCTCCTGCTTTCGTTTTGGCAGAATCAGTATCATAGATACCACTAAGCCTCTCTAGCTGAAGATAAAGAGCGGAACAATAAAGGCTTCTAGGGATAACCAGTCCTTTTGCATTCACTCCTTTAAAATCAGGAAAGTTTTTTTGGAGAATTTCAAAAGCGGTTTGAATGCTCCCTTCTTTTTCTATCGCTTTTAGCTTGTCAAAACTTTCAATTCTTTCAGCGATAGATAAAGGGTCCATTGTTAAAGTTTGGTTTATTTTGGAGTTGTTAATTATAAACTCACAAAGATTTGGAAGTTCTAAAAACAGCACTCCCCAAAATTCTTTTGAATAATCAGATTGGAAAATAGGATCATTCGTTTTTACCATTCCTGTATAAGAATTTTGGTCAGTGCTTCCCGTGATATTACGAATATAGGTCATTTCGTTGGTGATAGAACTCGGCGTATCCACAAAACTTATTTGGTCTTCAATATTATTAAAGTAGTAAGATTCACTCTGCCGTGATTGATATAACTTTTTTTGGTCGCCAATCAGCCTATTTAATACTCCCATGACAGTATCAATGGTAACTTCACGTTTTATGAAATTATCAGGCTTTTTTAAATTCGTCATCGAACCTACAAACTTACGTCCCTCTTTAGGTAAAGGCTCATTATTACTGCCGTCTAAAAAAGAATTTCTCCAT includes the following:
- the cas5fv gene encoding type I-Fv CRISPR-associated protein Cas5fv, whose amino-acid sequence is MKIILKYESSWRNSFLDGSNNEPLPKEGRKFVGSMTNLKKPDNFIKREVTIDTVMGVLNRLIGDQKKLYQSRQSESYYFNNIEDQISFVDTPSSITNEMTYIRNITGSTDQNSYTGMVKTNDPIFQSDYSKEFWGVLFLELPNLCEFIINNSKINQTLTMDPLSIAERIESFDKLKAIEKEGSIQTAFEILQKNFPDFKGVNAKGLVIPRSLYCSALYLQLERLSGIYDTDSAKTKAGGIGGISKNGFTKKDFMSRYTTGEKKKIWGNPYYCEEFIKGEGKTRKLMTKASGTLEIKIDVDRKQGQEIAQLIENAGVSSFYLGKKGLAYVTKIKA
- the cas6f gene encoding type I-F CRISPR-associated endoribonuclease Cas6/Csy4, with translation MDHYFNITIKPDAEMRENVLMNKVYTKLHKALFSLKSDGIGVSFPSYRLKLGRELRIHGAIASLNDLQKLDWIGGLVGYCDISAVSIIPENCQYRVISRKQANMTRSKLNRLIRRESISGDQIKEYKAKMFSKGIANPYFELESESNGHKHRRYIQFGETSSVPVHGKFDFFGLSKTATVPWF